From Panicum hallii strain FIL2 chromosome 2, PHallii_v3.1, whole genome shotgun sequence, a single genomic window includes:
- the LOC112880031 gene encoding BTB/POZ and MATH domain-containing protein 2-like: MSASTAMPPPRCDEEVLTITVGSYSEATKLANGSCVKSTPIDVGGHSWRVAFYPNGRPGGTTGFMSLYLLMNVAEGGRAAAGEDVHVKFSLMMRDVGGGARFLTSGKVAAAFSRKWNAYGFERFVSREHFADFFKSDRFVIRCGLTVFPAGSQPEPAVEAAPEPPILRARAPLSSLHADLRRLLATKEGADVEFEVEGKVFAAHKSVLAARSSVFKEEFCGPTKEKDTS; this comes from the coding sequence ATGTCGGCGTCGACGGCCATGCCACCGCCACGGTGCGACGAGGAGGTGCTCACGATAACCGTCGGCTCCTACTCGGAGGCCACGAAGCTGGCCAACGGCAGTTGCGTCAAGTCTACCCCCATCGACGTTGGCGGCCACTCCTGGCGCGTCGCCTTCTACCCCAACGGGAGGCCCGGCGGCACCACCGGGTTCATGTCCCTCTACCTCCTGATGAACGTAGCCGAAGGAGGCAGGGCCGCCGCCGGGGAGGACGTCCACGTGAAGTTCAGTTTGATGATGCGCGACGTGGGAGGCGGGGCGCGGTTTCTCACGTCCGGCAAGGTCGCCGCCGCCTTCAGCCGGAAGTGGAACGCGTACGGCTTCGAGCGCTTCGTCTCGCGCGAGCACTTCGCGGACTTTTTCAAGAGCGATCGCTTCGTGATCCGATGCGGCCTAACCGTCTTTCCGGCGGGCAGTCAGCCAGAGCCAGCCGTCGAGGCGGCGCCGGAACCGCCCATCCTGAGGGCTAGGGCGCCGCTGTCCTCGCTGCACGCGGATCTACGCCGCCTCCTGGCGACGAAGGAAGGGGCAGACGTGGAGTTCGAGGTCGAAGGCAAGGTTTTCGCCGCGCACAAGTCCGTGCTCGCCGCCCGGTCGTCAGTTTTCAAGGAGGAATTCTGCGGCCCGACGAAGGAGAAGGACACCAGCTAG
- the LOC112880030 gene encoding BTB/POZ and MATH domain-containing protein 1-like, with translation MHPEAFEALLHFMYTDSVPEMTMNSLKDGAALAEDLLIAAGRYNLKDLKSLTENKLCRCSHVGVSTVLLMLAIAEQYQCCKLKKMCLGFIDSTANAWAIMATNDVENLARSSPRVVKDVITEILDTRKTRSKRLIKACIYAFCLQMLILVFAILKKQ, from the coding sequence ATGCATCCGGAGGCGTTCGAGGCCCTCTTGCATTTCATGTACACCGACTCGGTTCCGGAGATGACCATGAATTCGCTGAAAGATGGAGCCGCGCTAGCCGAGGATCTCCTCATCGCCGCCGGCCGGTATAACCTGAAGGACCTGAAGTCCCTAACCGAGAACAAGCTGTGCAGGTGCAGCCATGTCGGCGTGAGCACGGTCCTGCTGATGCTGGCAATTGCGGAGCAGTATCAGTGCTGCAAGCTTAAGAAGATGTGCCTAGGGTTCATCGATTCTACAGCGAACGCGTGGGCGATCATGGCGACTAACGACGTCGAGAATCTGGCGAGAAGCAGTCCCCGTGTTGTGAAGGATGTGATCACTGAGATTTTGGACACAAGGAAGACGAGGAGCAAGCGTCTCATCAAAGCTTGCATTTATGCTTTCTGTTTGCAGATGCTCATTTTGGTGTTTGCTATTCTTAAAAAACAGTAA
- the LOC112880033 gene encoding BTB/POZ and MATH domain-containing protein 3-like → MSPLYAPLAAGAEDDGLSPLLPEELTVSTVAARAVGTGHHMLKVEGYSRLKRMHGDNGRSLQSDEFRAGGHTWKILCYLDGAPKKDAGFISLYLATAGSVDVHAEVEFELVDHRGTPLAWWWRPYRMRMPANPFRAGKSWGIAKFISAEALERSRFLRGDCFAVRCKVTVVEERGAAAAEEVQAEDMERMGMVCLCKDGSCNKLHRARPAETFTEAFDRLCLSIR, encoded by the coding sequence ATGTCCCCGCTGTACGCTCCCTTAGCTGCCGGTGCCGAGGACGACGGCCTGAGCCCGTTGCTTCCGGAGGAGCTCACCGTGTCCACCGTCGCCGCCAGGGCGGTCGGCACCGGGCACCACATGCTCAAGGTGGAGGGCTACTCGCGGCTCAAGCGCATGCACGGCGACAACGGCAGGTCCCTCCAGTCCGACGAGTTCAGGGCAGGCGGCCACACCTGGAAGATCCTCTGCTACCTCGACGGGGCACCCAAGAAGGACGCCGGCTTCATCTCGCTGTACCTCGCGACTGCCGGGAGCGTCGACGTCCACGCCGAGGTCGAGTTCGAGCTGGTCGACCACCGGGGCACGCCGCTGGcgtggtggtggaggccgtACCGCATGCGCATGCCGGCTAACCCCTTCCGGGCGGGCAAGTCCTGGGGCATCGCCAAGTTCATCAGCGCCGAGGCCCTGGAGCGCTCCAGGTTCCTCAGGGGCGACTGCTTCGCCGTCCGGTGCAAGGTCACCGTCGTCGAGGagcggggcgcggcggcagcggaggaggtgcaggcgGAGGACATGGAGAGGATGGGGATGGTCTGCCTGTGCAAAGACGGCTCGTGCAACAAGCTCCACCGCGCGAGGCCGGCCGAGACCTTCACGGAGGCGTTTGATAGGTTGTGTCTTTCCATCAGATAA
- the LOC112883207 gene encoding probable LRR receptor-like serine/threonine-protein kinase At2g16250 → MMLRWLLLALLMAAAEAQPLASRADLAGLYSLRGSLGLRARDWPLRSDPCAAWEGVACRAGRVVGVTVAGLRRTRLGALAPRLALDGLRNLTALETFNASGFALPGQIPAWFGSGLPPPLAVLDLTSAAVNGTIPAGLGASGNLTTVLLSGNGLSGPVPASLLSVGGPRVLDLSRNNFTGGLPNVSGVAGGAAAAASRLNVSGNSLYGVAGDAIAALTRRFQVVDVSSNYLDGALNGSDGTVLATTNCFYGVPGQRSRADCEEFYRKQGARLVDAPAPPPPPSPLPLPSPQPSPPPEEEKKKQGISKNVLIGVLVAAGTLMVVFLVVLLFCLVKRRSRGGSGGRGVEPNEEGTGTRSVRRRDSSVNPVVSSPSAVSPRANGGPKDASAIAGEFSYEELVHATGGFGDDKLIKNGHSGDIYHGVLENGSHVIVKKVRSNGVNKHASELDFYTRYSNDRIVPLLGYLSKDDEEFLAYKYMPKGDLTNALHKKPVDTADGLPSLDWITRLKIATGVAEAMCFLHDECSPPLIHRDIQASSVLLDDKYEVRLGSMSDICIQQSGGSQNVFSRILRSSKSLDKHTSGPPATCSYDVLCFGKVLLELVTGNFGISGSNDAASEEWLANTLSHINGGDKASITSIIDPLLVVDEDHQEEVWAVAIIAKTCLSAKPSRRPSARHVLRALESPLRVVRQGSSRCNSARLRSSSSRSSWQSVFQGNHHHRALSLDRRHSVRSHGSGGAGEGSFSFSFKRAVAAPEVAPEPAAALDEDAVVV, encoded by the exons ATGATGCTGCGGTGGCTGCTCCTGGCGCTGCTgatggcggcggccgaggcgcaGCCGCTGGCGTCGCGGGCGGACCTGGCGGGGCTGTACAGCCTGCGCGGCTCGCTGGGGCTGCGGGCGCGGGACTGGCCGCTCAGGTCGGACCCCTGCGCGGCGTGGGAGGGCGTCGCCTGCCGCGCCGGCCGCGTCGTGGGCGTCACCGTCGCCGGCCTCCGCCGCACgcgcctcggcgccctcgcGCCGCGCCTCGCGCTCGACGGGCTGCGGAACCTCACCGCGCTCGAGACCTTCAACGCGTCCGGGTTCGCGCTCCCGGGGCAGATCCCCGCGTGGTTCGGCTCcggcctcccgccgccgctcgccgtgctCGACCTCACCTCCGCCGCGGTCAATGGGACGATCCCCGCCGGTCTCGGCGCGTCGGGAAACCTCACGACCGTGCTCCTGTCCGGGAACGGCCTCTCCGGCCCGGTCCCGGCATCGCTGCTCTCCGTCGGAGGACCTCGCGTTCTCGACCTCTCCCGCAACAACTTCACCGGCGGGCTGCCCAACGTCTCTggcgtcgccggcggcgcggcggctgccGCCTCGCGGCTTAACGTTTCCGGGAATTCTCTGTATGGCGTGGCCGGCGATGCCATTGCGGCGCTCACGAGAAGGTTTCAGGTCGTGGACGTGTCCAGCAACTACTTGGATGGAGCTTTGAACGGGTCTGACGGGACAGTGCTTGCCACGACGAATTGCTTCTACGGTGTGCCGGGTCAGCGCAGCCGGGCGGATTGTGAGGAGTTTTACAGGAAGCAGGGTGCGAGGCTTGTTGATGCTccagcgcccccgcccccgccctcGCCTTTGCCTCTGCCTTCGCCGCAGCCATCACCGCCaccggaggaggagaagaaaaagCAAGGGATCTCCAAAAATGTACTCATTGGAGTCCTTGTAGCTGCGGGGACATTGATGGTTGTGTTTCTGGTTGTATTGCTGTTCTGTTTGGTGAagaggagaagcagaggaggaagtgGAGGGAGGGGAGTGGAACCGAATGAGGAAGGTACTGGTACACGCTCTGTGCGTAGGAGGGACAGCAGTGTGAATCCGGTGGTGTCATCGCCATCAGCAGTGTCTCCAAGAGCCAATGGTGGGCCTAAGGATGCGTCTGCCATTGCCGGTGAGTTCAGCTATGAGGAATTGGTCCATGCCACTGGAGGCTTTGGTGATGACAAGCTCATCAAGAATGGGCATTCAGGAGATATTTATCATGGTGTATTGGAGAATGGCTCCCATGTCATTGTTAAGAAGGTCCGTTCAAATGGTGTCAACAAACATGCAAGTGAATTGGACTTCTATACGAGGTACTCCAATGACAGGATTGTTCCATTACTCGGGTATTTGAGCAAGGATGATGAGGAATTTCTGGCTTACAAGTATATGCCAAAGGGGGACTTGACCAATGCATTGCACAAGAAACCTGTAGACACTGCAGATGGCTTGCCCTCGCTGGATTGGATAACTAGGCTGAAGATTGCAACTGGTGTGGCTGAGGCTATGTGCTTCCTTCATGACGAGTGTAGCCCGCCATTGATTCACAG AGATATCCAAGCAAGCAGTGTCCTTCTCGATGATAAATATGAAGTGCGACTTGGGAGTATGAGTGACATATGCATTCAGCAAAGTGGGGGAAGCCAGAATGTCTTCTCTCGGATATTGAGATCGTCAAA GTCTCTGGACAAGCACACATCAG GTCCACCGGCCACCTGTTCCTATGACGTCCTCTGCTTCGGCAAGGTGCTGCTGGAGCTGGTGACCGGCAACTTCGGTATCAGCGGGTCCAATGATGCCGCCTCGGAGGAATGGCTGGCGAACACGCTGAGCCACATCAACGGCGGCGACAAAGCGAGCATCACGAGCATCATCGACCCGCTGCTCGTCGTCGACGAGGACCACCAGGAGGAGGTGTGGGCGGTGGCGATCATCGCCAAGACCTGCCTGAGCGCCAAGCCCTCGCGGCGGCCGTCGGCGCGGCACGTGCTGCGCGCCCTGGAGAGCCCGCTGCGGGTGGTCCGGCAGGGCTCCTCCCGGTGCAACTCCGCGCGGCTGCGGAGCTCGTCGTCGCGGAGCTCGTGGCAGTCCGTGTTCCAGGGGAACCACCACCACCGGGCGCTCAGCCTGGACCGGCGGCACTCGGTGCGGTCGCACGGGAGCGGGGGCGCAGGGGAGGGGTCCTTCTCGTTCTCGTTCAAGAgggccgtggcggcgccggaggtcgcgccggagccggcggcggcgctcgacgAGGACGCCGTCGTCGTGTAG
- the LOC112880026 gene encoding BTB/POZ and MATH domain-containing protein 2-like gives MSAPIPKPPPPPAAGTELLRCVKTLSMIVNCYSETKKLANGRSLKSAAVAAGGHSWRIAFYPNGRLPGNTDFVSVYLLLDDAAGGAVTDDAVHVEARFMLIEVGYPAQRLESFKVAGAVGARHETLIGSERFGSRKELERLDFIVKPDRFTIRCDFTVVSTKGGSKPTVDAPASGGLPNPTPTVARSPPPQPSVQQAAAPAGASSRVPPPPAPPPVVQPAVRALRSSMSGLPADLGRLLETKQGADMDFEVRGKVFAAHKLVLAARSSVFMADFFGPAKEKATGSHIRIRDMRQDAFEALLHYMYTDSLPATVTNARAEAAVFAQDLLVAADRYNLKDLKSLTENKLCEHNVGASTVLPMLALAEHHQCWKLKEKCLEFIAAGRNTRAVMATDDVEHLARRCPSVVREVLTKILDAREATPSNRVMVSIDVSFYIYALIFIFPLGLCVLFYAILLK, from the coding sequence ATGTCGGCGCCAAtaccgaagccgccgccgccgccggcggcgggcacCGAGCTGTTGCGGTGCGTCAAGACGCTGTCGATGATCGTCAACTGCTACTCGGAGACCAAGAAGCTGGCCAACGGCAGGTCCCTCAAgtccgccgcggtggccgccGGCGGTCACTCCTGGCGCATCGCCTTCTACCCCAACGGGAGGCTCCCCGGCAACACTGACTTCGTATCCGTCTACCTCCTGCTGGACGACGCCGCCGGCGGAGCCGTCACCGATGACGCCGTCCACGTGGAGGCGAGGTTCATGCTGATCGAGGTAGGCTACCCGGCGCAGCGCCTCGAGTCCTTCAAGGTCGCCGGAGCCGTTGGTGCGCGGCACGAAACGCTGATCGGCAGCGAGCGCTTCGGCTCGCGGAAGGAACTGGAGAGATTGGACTTCATCGTGAAGCCCGATCGCTTCACGATCCGGTGCGACTTCACCGTCGTCTCCACCAAGGGCGGCAGCAAGCCAACCGTCGACGCGCCGGCCTCGGGCGGCCTGCCGAATCCGACTCCGACCGTCGCGAGGAGCCCGCCGCCGCAACCATCAGTCCAGCAggcagcggcgccggcgggagCAAGCAGCAGGGTgcctccaccgcccgccccACCGCCGGTAGTACAACCGGCCGTGAGGGCGCTGCGCTCCTCCATGTCCGGCCTGCCCGCGGATCTCGGCCGCCTCCTCGAGACCAAGCAAGGCGCGGACATGGACTTCGAGGTGCGCGGCAAGGTGTTCGCCGCGCACAAGCTCGTGCTCGCCGCCCGGTCGTCGGTCTTCATGGCGGATTTCTTCGGCCCGGCCAAGGAGAAGGCCACCGGCAGCCACATCCGCATCCGCGACATGCGTCAGGACGCGTTCGAGGCCCTGCTGCATTACATGTACACCGACTCGTTACCGGCGACGGTGACGAACGCACGGGCAGAAGCCGCCGTGTTTGCACAGGACCTGCTCGTGGCGGCGGACCGGTACAATCTCAAGGACCTCAAGTCACTCACTGAGAACAAGCTGTGCGAGCACAACGTCGGCGCAAGCACGGTGTTGCCAATGCTGGCGCTAGCGGAGCACCACCAGTGCTGGAAGCTCAAGGAGAAGTGCCTGGAGTTCATCGCTGCTGGGAGGAACACGAGAGCTGTCATGGCGACGGATGACGTCGAGCATCTGGCGAGGCGCTGCCCCTCTGTTGTCAGGGAAGTGCTCACCAAGATTCTGGACGCAAGGGAGGCGACGCCAAGCAACCGTGTGATGGTCAGCATAGATGTCTCCTTCTACATTTATGCTTTGATTTTCATCTTTCCCTTGGGCTTATGTGTTCTTTTTTATGCTATTCTGTTAAAATAG
- the LOC112883567 gene encoding uncharacterized protein LOC112883567 isoform X2, which translates to MAARLLRDVASAAARSARGHRVLDPSGAFSAPGSRGTAPSAQGLRHYAAPSSEAVGNLEMSLELDAPKAKRNRSGISKKSGTAMMLPLHFHYEDVLRQDLLLKQNHANIMQVPGLYEIRLAPKAGSDLKVPIGKLAMEILSGQRFKEAQSDPFAKARKSARTNPFIGAGKDSGSAFARQSVLRGHAMYNFLVRMLTVMSMLDSRAEIRENTIKFFMETEFCEFSPELEDHFEIFEHIRGFNVTIVTSADTKDETSLLWSGFMLNDEGETN; encoded by the exons atgGCGGCGCGACTCCTGCGCGATGTGGCATCCGCTGCGGCCCGTTCGGCGCGCGGCCACCGCGTCCTCGACCCCTCCGGCGCCTTTTCTGCTCCTGGAAGCCGAGGCACCGCCCCCTCCGCTCAG GGCCTTCGTCATTATGCAGCACCATCCAGTGAAGCAGTGGGGAACTTAGAGATGAGCTTGGAATTGGATGCACCCAAAGCAAAGCGTAATCGATCAGGTATCTCAAAGAAAAGCGGAACAGCCATGATGCTTCCACTCCATTTCCATTACGAAGATGTACTACGTCAGGATCTGTTGCTGAAACAGAACCATGCCAATATCATGCAAGTTCCTGGATTGTATGAAATCAGATTAGCACCAAAAGCAGGTTCTGATTTGAAGGTTCCAATTGGAAAATTGGCTATGGAGATTTTGAGTGGCCAGAGGTTCAAAGAGGCACAAAGTGACCCTTTTGCTAAAGCAAGAAAGTCTGCTCGAACAAATCCATTCATCGGGGCTGGCAAAGACAGTGGCAGCGCCTTTGCACGACAGAGTGTTCTCCGAGGGCATGCAATGTACAATTTCTTGGTCAGAATGTTGACAGTGATGTCCATGTTAGATTCTCGGGCCGAAATTCGGGAAAACACCATAAAGTTCTTCATGGAGACGGAGTTCTGTGAGTTCTCCCCGGAACTGGAAGACCACTTTGAGATCTTTGAGCATATCCGAGGGTTCAACGTGACTATCGTCACTTCGGCCGACACAAAAGATGAGACCTCACTACTGTGGAGCGGCTTCATGCTAAATGATGAGGGGGAAACCAA TTGA
- the LOC112883567 gene encoding uncharacterized protein LOC112883567 isoform X1 — translation MAARLLRDVASAAARSARGHRVLDPSGAFSAPGSRGTAPSAQGLRHYAAPSSEAVGNLEMSLELDAPKAKRNRSGISKKSGTAMMLPLHFHYEDVLRQDLLLKQNHANIMQVPGLYEIRLAPKAGSDLKVPIGKLAMEILSGQRFKEAQSDPFAKARKSARTNPFIGAGKDSGSAFARQSVLRGHAMYNFLVRMLTVMSMLDSRAEIRENTIKFFMETEFCEFSPELEDHFEIFEHIRGFNVTIVTSADTKDETSLLWSGFMLNDEGETK, via the exons atgGCGGCGCGACTCCTGCGCGATGTGGCATCCGCTGCGGCCCGTTCGGCGCGCGGCCACCGCGTCCTCGACCCCTCCGGCGCCTTTTCTGCTCCTGGAAGCCGAGGCACCGCCCCCTCCGCTCAG GGCCTTCGTCATTATGCAGCACCATCCAGTGAAGCAGTGGGGAACTTAGAGATGAGCTTGGAATTGGATGCACCCAAAGCAAAGCGTAATCGATCAGGTATCTCAAAGAAAAGCGGAACAGCCATGATGCTTCCACTCCATTTCCATTACGAAGATGTACTACGTCAGGATCTGTTGCTGAAACAGAACCATGCCAATATCATGCAAGTTCCTGGATTGTATGAAATCAGATTAGCACCAAAAGCAGGTTCTGATTTGAAGGTTCCAATTGGAAAATTGGCTATGGAGATTTTGAGTGGCCAGAGGTTCAAAGAGGCACAAAGTGACCCTTTTGCTAAAGCAAGAAAGTCTGCTCGAACAAATCCATTCATCGGGGCTGGCAAAGACAGTGGCAGCGCCTTTGCACGACAGAGTGTTCTCCGAGGGCATGCAATGTACAATTTCTTGGTCAGAATGTTGACAGTGATGTCCATGTTAGATTCTCGGGCCGAAATTCGGGAAAACACCATAAAGTTCTTCATGGAGACGGAGTTCTGTGAGTTCTCCCCGGAACTGGAAGACCACTTTGAGATCTTTGAGCATATCCGAGGGTTCAACGTGACTATCGTCACTTCGGCCGACACAAAAGATGAGACCTCACTACTGTGGAGCGGCTTCATGCTAAATGATGAGGGGGAAACCAAGTAA